Within the Bacillus pumilus genome, the region TATGATGTAATGATATGATGCATGTCTATTAACAATAAGTATTTATTTTCTGTTAAATGTACCAGGCCAAAACGACATAAAGGAGCTACATCTAATTCAAAAGCCCTTATAAATGATTGAATAGCTTTTTCTACACCTGTGTTACTGTCCGCATAAAAATACTGAAGTTGACAAATCAGATTCTCATCAATTTTTTGAACAAGTTCATCATCCACCATATGGAATGAAGTCCGCAAGGATTCATGACGACTCACAATGGTTTGCTAAAGCACCTTCGATGCTTAATACCATTGGCATATTATAAGTCATTTTCGTTTCATCTATATGATGTATAGAGTGTAATCGTTTTTGAACAGATGATGCTGGATAATACTTCTGATGTTCTACACGCTCAATTGTTGGAAGATATGTCTTTTCGTCTGTCTTTTGAACGTATTCTGATAACTCTTTAATTGTTGGGCGTGAAAAGATTTCATTAATTGGTACTTGTACTTGAAACTGTTTTGAAATACGCGACAGAAGAGTACTCGGGACCCTTTCCATAGGTATATTGTTTTCCAACAGGTTGTTCGAACCTGTGTGTATCCCCAGCTTTATGCCATCTCACCCATGTCTGAACCTGCGTCTTATTCTTGATATTCAATTCCTGCATGATCTCTTTCATAGGTACGCCTGCCAACCTCATTTCCACAGCCTTCTGTTTGACTTCAACCGGATAACTCACTCTTGTCCCCATAGAAAAAACACCTCCATGTTTTATTTCGGATCACAACCTTTTACGATTGGTGATAAGCAGGACACAGACTTTATCTTAAACACACTTAATCA harbors:
- a CDS encoding condensation domain-containing protein, translating into MSRHESLRTSFHMVDDELVQKIDENLICQLQYFYADSNTGVEKAIQSFIRAFELDVAPLCRFGLVHLTENKYLLLIDMHHIITSYR
- a CDS encoding phosphopantetheine-binding protein; amino-acid sequence: MERVPSTLLSRISKQFQVQVPINEIFSRPTIKELSEYVQKTDEKTYLPTIERVEHQKYYPASSVQKRLHSIHHIDETKMTYNMPMVLSIEGALANHCESS